A section of the Carya illinoinensis cultivar Pawnee chromosome 12, C.illinoinensisPawnee_v1, whole genome shotgun sequence genome encodes:
- the LOC122289014 gene encoding pentatricopeptide repeat-containing protein At1g74630 — MNSTEELCHSVLHNCKTIKTLKQIQALMCKAGLDTDRLLAGKLLLRCAVSISDALDYACRLLFQFPYPDVFMYNAIIRGLAESDTPQSSIFSFVEMRRRRSIGPPDSFSFAFILKAASNYGSLRAGIQLHCQTVRHGLDAHLFVGTTLVSMYAECGCPRSVKKVFEEISAPNVVAWNALLTACFRCSNVKGAVETFGRMPIRNLTSWNTMLAGYAKAGELQLAKMAFLEMPMKDDVSWSTMISGFAQNGCFYEALGFFRQLQRVGIRANDVSLTAVLSMCALAGAVEFGKILHGFMEKAGFLWIISVNNALMDTYSKCGSVGMARLIFERMPTNKSIVSWTTMIAGLAMHGHGKEAIQIFNDMEASGIIPDGISFISVLYACSHAGLIEEGCKYFSNMIEIYGVEPAIEHYGCMVDLYGRAGKLQMAYDFVCKMPISPTAIIWRTLLGACSIHGNVELAEKVKERLYELEPNNSGDHVLLSNIYAVAGKWKDVAAVRRSMSDQRIRKTPGWSVIEVDKIMYTFVAGEKGDKITEAAYEKLREIMSKLRVEGGYVPEVRTVLHDIEEEDKEDSVSRHSEKLAVAFGMAKLCEGSIIRIVKNLRVCRDCHRVMKLISKIYRLEIVIRDRSRFHSFKDGSCSCGDYW; from the coding sequence ATGAACAGCACAGAAGAGCTCTGCCATTCTGTGTTACACAACTGCAAGACCATCAAAACCTTGAAGCAAATCCAGGCCCTTATGTGCAAGGCCGGCCTCGATACTGATCGGTTGCTCGCTGGGAAGCTCCTCCTCCGCTGTGCCGTTTCAATTTCCGACGCTCTTGACTATGCTTGCCGTCTTCTCTTTCAGTTCCCGTATCCTGATGTTTTCATGTACAACGCTATCATCCGAGGGCTCGCCGAATCCGATACACCTCAGAGTTCTATCTTTTCATTCGTGGAAATGCGTCGTCGAAGATCGATAGGCCCACCTGATAGCTTCTCTTTCGCGTTCATTCTTAAAGCGGCATCTAATTACGGGTCTTTACGAGCAGGGATTCAGTTGCATTGTCAAACTGTAAGGCATGGGCTTGACGCCCATCTCTTTGTTGGGACGACTCTTGTGAGTATGTACGCGGAATGTGGATGTCCGCGTTCTGTAAAGAAGGTGTTTGAGGAAATAAGTGCACCAAATGTTGTCGCATGGAATGCGCTACTTACTGCGTGTTTTAGATGCTCGAATGTAAAGGGTGCGGTGGAAACGTTTGGTAGGATGCCGATCAGAAATTTGACCTCGTGGAATACCATGCTCGCGGGGTATGCCAAAGCGGGGGAGCTTCAGCTGGCTAAAATGGCGTTCCTTGAAATGCCTATGAAAGACGATGTTTCTTGGAGTACTATGATTTCAGGGTTTGCTCAGAACGGTTGCTTCTATGAGGCTTTGGGATTTTTCAGGCAGCTGCAACGTGTTGGAATAAGAGCAAATGACGTGAGCTTGACAGCGGTTCTATCTATGTGCGCCCTGGCTGGGGCGGTTGAGTTTGGGAAGATATTGCATGGTTTTATGGAGAAAGCTGGATTCCTCTGGATCATTTCAGTTAATAACGCACTCATGGACACATATTCTAAGTGTGGTAGCGTAGGCATGGCTCGATTAATCTTTGAGAGAATGCCAACAAATAAAAGCATTGTTTCTTGGACAACAATGATAGCAGGCCTTGCAATGCATGGTCATGGAAAAGAAGCAATACAGATTTTCAATGATATGGAAGCGTCTGGGATCATACCTGACGGTATCTCTTTCATTTCTGTCTTATATGCTTGTAGTCATGCTGGATTGATAGAAGAAGGATGTAAATACTTTTCGAACATGATAGAGATATATGGTGTAGAACCAGCCATTGAACATTACGGTTGTATGGTTGATCTATACGGTCGAGCTGGTAAGTTGCAAATGGCATATGATTTTGTTTGTAAAATGCCAATTTCACCCACTGCTATTATATGGAGGACTCTTCTTGGGGCTTGTAGTATTCATGGTAATGTCGAGTTGGCAGAGAAAGTGAAGGAAAGGCTTTATGAACTTGAACCCAACAATTCTGGTGACCATGTTCTTTTGTCCAATATTTATGCCGTAGCAGGAAAATGGAAAGATGTTGCAGCAGTGAGAAGATCAATGTCTGACCAGAGGATCAGGAAAACTCCCGGTTGGAGTGTGATTGAAGTAGACAAGATCATGTATACTTTTGTGGCAGGTGAAAAAGGGGATAAAATTACAGAGGCGGCTTATGAGAAGTTAAGGGAGATAATGTCAAAGCTTCGGGTTGAAGGAGGTTATGTTCCGGAGGTTAGGACTGTTTTGCATGacatagaagaagaagacaaggaAGATTCCGTGTCTAGACATAGTGAGAAGCTTGCTGTAGCTTTTGGGATGGCAAAACTTTGTGAGGGAAGCATTATAAGAATAGTGAAGAATTTGAGGGTGTGCAGGGACTGCCACAGAGTGATGAAACTGATttctaaaatatatagattGGAGATTGTAATTAGAGACAGAAGTCGCTTCCACTCTTTCAAAGATGGCTCTTGTTCATGCGGAGACTACTGGTAA
- the LOC122290367 gene encoding protein PHYTOCHROME KINASE SUBSTRATE 3-like → MDAEKRSANLSNAALSSFLVTAGEASVLKVAKLVQLPFPATTPSQTAPSSICVQRTKTEEDEISVFGAERYFSMKLDEDSTRSIDSHASKHGLMKDYCVDLPNRKAKSRAAIPSLSSESSWNSQVALLPGFPRQPFQNTEKKVTRKMHFSGFICNRSCSVERSLNIHKHIEHGGIHGIGIRKRANQFDHNQFRQRFQVNDELHSPNFGRSNRGKYFSFPISSAGVQNSTAKLQLKVDKIKDEEPRISLEVFGSHIMNKSDIAMNLERKLSILTWDAIPKSKKLSITSGTEGVHEDMGSDASSDLFEIENLSGSENPMFTRQESDGMSSCMTSTTKYEPSETSIDWSVVTASAAGFLASTGFDERKLEESNNIHGLAKAKSIVDKEVPKSRPSGLLGCKSQKAVSIAETAYRANERTKSDSLWQKRSNSSV, encoded by the coding sequence ATGGACGCTGAAAAGAGAAGCGCCAATCTCAGTAATGCTGCTTTGTCTTCTTTCCTTGTCACAGCCGGAGAGGCCTCTGTACTCAAGGTTGCCAAGTTAGTGCAGCTTCCTTTTCCTGCCACCACTCCTAGTCAAACTGCTCCCTCATCCATATGCGTACAGAGAACCAAGACTGAAGAGGATGAAATCAGTGTCTTTGGTGCTGAAAGATACTTCAGCATGAAGCTGGATGAGGATAGTACTAGAAGTATTGATAGTCATGCGAGTAAGCATGGGCTTATGAAAGATTACTGCGTTGATCTACCCAATAGAAAAGCAAAGAGCAGGGCAGCAATTCCAAGCTTGAGCTCGGAATCGAGTTGGAATAGCCAAGTCGCTTTATTACCTGGTTTCCCCAGGCAACCGTTCCAAAATACCGAGAAGAAGGTAACTAGAAAGATGCATTTTTCTGGTTTTATCTGCAATAGGTCTTGTTCAGTCGAGAGATCACTTAATATCCACAAGCATATTGAGCATGGAGGGATTCATGGAATAGGGATCAGGAAAAGAGCAAATCAATTTGATCACAATCAGTTCAGACAACGATTTCAGGTCAATGATGAGCTTCATAGCCCAAATTTCGGAAGGTCAAACAGAGGAAAGTACTTTTCCTTCCCAATTTCAAGTGCTGGGGTACAAAATTCGACAGCTAAGTTGCAATTGAAAGTGGACAAGATCAAAGATGAAGAACCACGAATATCTCTCGAGGTGTTTGGATCCCATATCATGAATAAGAGTGACATTGCAATGAACTTAGAGAGGAAACTCTCCATCCTAACTTGGGATGCCAttccaaaatccaaaaaacTTTCAATTACTTCTGGAACCGAAGGTGTCCATGAAGATATGGGTAGCGACGCTAGTTCAGATTTGTTTGAGATAGAGAACCTATCCGGGAGTGAGAACCCAATGTTCACAAGGCAAGAATCTGATGGCATGTCCAGCTGTATGACCTCCACCACCAAGTATGAGCCTAGTGAGACCAGCATTGACTGGAGTGTTGTCACAGCCAGTGCTGCTGGATTCTTGGCCAGTACAGGCTTTGATGAAAGGAAACTAGAGGAAAGTAATAACATTCATGGTCTGGCTAAAGCCAAATCCATTGTTGACAAGGAGGTGCCAAAAAGCCGTCCGAGTGGACTGCTGGGTTGTAAGAGTCAGAAAGCAGTGAGTATTGCTGAAACTGCATACAGAGCCAATGAGAGGACAAAATCTGACTCCCTATGGCAAAAAAGGTCCAATTCCTCGGTGTAA
- the LOC122289255 gene encoding uncharacterized protein LOC122289255, producing the protein MNLLSWNCRGLGNPRAVRILNMIIKEKFPSLVFLVETKCSRSRIESVKLLTKFDCCLAVDSMGSSGGLAMMWKNNLEVQLVSFTRWHISVMIADKRHNTPWMLTGFYGHPVTSKRKLSWNLLRELKPSQGIPWLCIGDFNEILSQKEKVGGVPRPYKQMEEFREAIEFCSIESIPTKGNRYTWSNNRIGRGFTKEKLDRALANPEWKARFPNGICRVLTAMKSDHAPLSLQWEGPIPVRRYMKANFRYEATWSLSEECPKIIKKAWSIAAVGEDASSYLRHKLANCAQALRQWNSSRKRVASATIKQKMDRIATIQKEEGGDQVCELKVLQREVEQQLEEEELKWKQRAKQHWLKDGDRNT; encoded by the coding sequence ATGAATCTCCTcagctggaactgccgagggcttgggaaccctcgggcAGTTAGAATCCTTAATATGATTATTAAGGAAAAGTTCCCAAGCTTGGTTTTCTTGGTAGAAACCAAGTGTTCTAGGTCCAGAATTGAATCTGTCAAACTTTTAACTAAGTTTGATTGCTGCTTAGCGGTTGATAGTATGGGTAGTAGTGGGGGGCTAGCCATGATGTGGAAGAACAACCTTGAGGTTCAATTGGTAAGCTTCACTAGATGGCATATAAGTGTGATGATAGCTGATAAAAGACACAATACCCCCTGGATGCTTACGGGTTTTTATGGCCATCCTGTCACTTCCAAAAGGAAACTTAGCTGGAACTTACTCAGAGAACTAAAGCCTTCCCAAGGAATCCCATGGCTTTGCattggtgactttaatgagataCTTAGCCAAAAAGAAAAGGTAGGGGGAGTACCAAGACCCTACAAACAAATGGAGGAATTTCGTGAGGCCATAGAATTCTGCTCAATAGAGTCAATACCAACCAAGGGCAATAGGTATACATGGTCTAATAACAGAATTGGCAGGGGTTTTACCAAGGAAAAGCTAGATAGAGCCCTAGCTAACCCAGAATGGAAAGCAAGGTTCCCGAATGGCATATGCCGGGTCTTAACAGCCATGAAATCTGATCATGCTCCACTCAGTCTACAATGGGAGGGACCAATACCAGTGAGAAGATACATGAAAGCCAACTTTCGATATGAAGCAACTTGGTCTCTTTCAGAAGAATGTCCTAAGATCATTAAAAAGGCCTGGTCCATAGCAGCAGTGGGGGAAGATGCAAGCTCCTATTTAAGACACAAGTTGGCTAACTGTGCACAGGCCTTGAGACAGTGGAATTCAAGCCGGAAGAGGGTGGCTTCTGCTACCATCAAACAGAAAATGGACAGAATTGCAACTATACAAAAGGAGGAAGGAGGTGACCAGGTCTGTGAACTCAAAGTGTTACAGAGGGAAGTGGAACAACaactagaagaagaagagctAAAATGGAAGCAGCGGGCCAAGCAACATTGGTTGAAGGATGGGGACAGGAATACATAG